The stretch of DNA CCCTCAAGGATTTCCTTTTTAATACTGACAAAAAGGAGAAATAAGACATCCCCAATTTATTTGGACTTTTGACGCTTTTGGTAATCCTTCGTTTTCCAGGCTAAAAATGGGAAATCGGAAGTTGGAAAATTGTGCTCCTGAGTCTTTCCGCCTTCCGCTTTCCGCCTTCAAATTAGCAAATGTCAAAAGTCCAGAATTTATGCTGAGACGATTCCAAGGCTTTTTTGGGGATTTTTCTTTTTTTTTCATTCACCATCATTAACTCCATTTGTGCATACTCAAACCTTTTACCTGCAGCTAAGCTTACTCAGTATCCCGCTTGCTATTCTCATTTTTTTACTCACACAACAAACTCAATTCCAGGAGTTTGGTTCCATTTCCTGGATCAGTCTCTTCTTTTTTGTAGGACTCAGTGCGAGTGTCTTCCATTTGGGCCAATTTATGCTGAAAAGTCAAAACAAAAATGATTTCACTCGGATGGTCCTCGGCTTTACAGGCTTCAAAATGATGCTTTCTGTCGCCTTGGTTTTTATTTACCACCAGGTAGCAGAACCAACTAGTCGATGGTTTGTTATTCCTTTCCTAATCATTTATGTACTTTACACCATATTTGAGACTTATTTCTTAATGCGTTTGGGTAGAATGACTAATTAACAACCCTCAAAGAAACCTTGCTTCATGGCTAAAACGTATAATACGCGCGTCAATGATGATTTCCAATTTGAAGATTTATCAGCGGCAAACCTGGATTTTATCGCTCTTGACGATAAAAACTTTCATTTATTGCATAGAGGAAAGACCTACCACGCTGAATTGATGGCCCTCGATAGACAAAAAAAAATCGTTCGCCTCAAAATAAATGGCAAACCCTTTATTGTCCAAATAGAAGATAAATATGATCAATTGATCAAAAAAATGGGCCTCCAGACAAATGTTAGCCACCATATCAAAGATGTAAAGGCGCCGATGCCTGGATTGGTACTGGATATTTTGGTAAAAACGGGCCAGGCCGTGAAAACAGGTGATCCGCTACTCATCTTGGAAGCCATGAAAATGGAAAATGTAATCAAAGCTCATGGTGAAGGTATTATTCAGCAAATTCACGTTTCAAAAGGAGCTCCCGTAGAAAAAGGGCAACTGTTAATTGAATTGGCGTAACCGGATAGAATTTTAAATCCATTTGCTTTTTTAAAGAATATCTAGTGGAATTTGAACTAAACACTAACTTTTTTATGTTATCTTTAAAAACTTAAAAACACATTTTATCCATTTATGAATATACAAGCCACCAAGCTTGAACTAATAAAAATGATAACTGAAATCCAAA from Saprospiraceae bacterium encodes:
- a CDS encoding biotin/lipoyl-containing protein, encoding MAKTYNTRVNDDFQFEDLSAANLDFIALDDKNFHLLHRGKTYHAELMALDRQKKIVRLKINGKPFIVQIEDKYDQLIKKMGLQTNVSHHIKDVKAPMPGLVLDILVKTGQAVKTGDPLLILEAMKMENVIKAHGEGIIQQIHVSKGAPVEKGQLLIELA